A stretch of DNA from Equus quagga isolate Etosha38 unplaced genomic scaffold, UCLA_HA_Equagga_1.0 HiC_scaffold_1783_RagTag, whole genome shotgun sequence:
CCACCCCAAGCCTGCTCTGGATCCATTGCCACAGCTCTGAGGGGCTCACAGCACAGGCTGCACAGAGCGAGACCCCCTGACATTCCCAGTCTCCACCGCTGAGCTTGAGATGGCCTTGGGGGCACTGTCCAGGGTCGGCTCTGCCTGGCCCGTTTCCTTGAGTCTGCTCACGCTGGGCTGCGGTTTCCCCATAGGCATTAGCtatggcctccccacccccacccactgggcacagctccccaccccttcctgggACCCCTTCCTCTCATCTGGCTCTTCCCCCCAAGATGTCCCAGTGGGCCCCGTTGTCCAACCTGGAGGATCTAGGCCACTCATTTCCCTTTCAGAGGCCTGTTCCACTGCCTGCCCACACCCAGGCCTTGACCTTTCACTTGGTCCTGCTCACGCTTAATTAAACATTAATTGTCCAAGTACTTATTATCTATCTCTCCACCTTGATGGCAGctctgggagcagacatggcagggccagcccaggggcggGTGGACAGCGGGCACTCACAGCAAGTGTTGAGGACCTGGGTGGAGAACGTGCCTTCACCCCTGTCCGTCACGGCCACAGAGCTGACCACCCGCTCCTCCCGTCCCCCGGGCCAGCTAAGGGATGAGTAcagctctccttcccttccctgggcGAGAGCCGCAGCTCAGGGGAGCACTTCCTGTGATTTCACTGTTCTCGTGACAAAGTTCCGAAGGGGGATGTTCCGAAGTTCATTGTGAGGCATTCCTGGGATTCTGGGTCTTGGGATGttctctgggccctgggggcagCGGGAATGCCTTGGTTCCAGCAggtctgcctcctgctctgaggGCTCAGATGTGGGGGCTCGTCATGGACactcttcccacctccagcccctctcgcTGTGTTACCTTGGCTGAGTGATTATTCCTCTCTGGGTCAATTCGTTGAGGTGCTTTGAGTGTTTGTCTCAGCATccttgggagcagggaggggtcagAGGTGAAGTGTTCAACTGCCTGGAGCACCAGGGGTAGTTGTCAGGCTTGGGAATTCCGAAGGACTGGAGAGGACACTTTACCAGGAGCCAACCCTCCACTTGTTCCCATTTTAGAGTATATAGTCTCAGTTTTTTCACTTGTAAAGGACACTATTTATGTGTGTGTCCACTGTTCAAAAGAGACAGACAGGACGCACTGTGAGAGATAATGACAGACAGGACGcagtgtgagagacagagagacagacaggaccCACTGtgagagataaagagacagacaggatccactgggagagacagagagacagacaggatgcagtgtgagagatggagagacagacaggaggctGTATGCACAGAGCCTGGCCATCAGAAGGGGTGGGAGCTGCCCTCTGATTGATATTCGGAGTTCAGGTGTATTCCCTGGGGTCTGCCTGGCCTGGTACGTCCTTTGTCTGCAAACCCATCACCATTGGGGGAACCAGAGACCCCCTGGACATGTCAGGACTTGAAAAGGATGTGAGAATGAGCCCCTGGGTCTAGTCCTGAGTCCACCCTCCTGCTCACAAACCTCCCTCTTGAGTGCCTCCCCCTGTGGGCGCCCCAGGGCTGCAACCCCTCCCAGGATGAGGGAAATCCATCTTCTGGAGCCAAGGTCGGCCTCTGTGTGCAGAGCGTGTTTTCTCCCTGTGCCCTGGTTGCTCCCTTGGGACTTGGAGAGGCCTCAGGGACCCTCCTGCCCTgagaggaaaggagcaggaggaagcatAGATTCCCCCATCCCTGCAGAATCTGGACAGAGCGTCCACATGAGAGGCTGCAGGGGGGACATGCCATGGCTGTTTCTGGGGAGTGACGGCCCCTCCTTGCTTGCAGGTCACCCTCACTGAGCAAGGCATGAGAGTTGTTACTCAGCTGGTGGCCAACTACCCCCAGGGATTTGTGACCTGGCTGGGCCCGGTCATACCCCTTGTCAATCTCTGCCACCCCGACATGGTCCGGACTGTCCTCAGCGCCTCAGGTACCCATGCAGAGCTTGTGGTGGTGGTGCCGCGGTGCATCCAAGCGCTTCTAGCTGCTCCCTGCAAGCTTCTGTGCATCCCCTGCAGGACCCCGGCCCTcggccctctgcccctctcctctcagtcatctttctctttccttcctgttttcaccAACCCCCATCTCACCGATCCTCCCTCCACTGCTGTTTGCCCCCTGCCCTGCTGTCCTGGGCACCCCTGGGGCCCCAAGAGGCTTCCATGCAAGTCACTGTCCGGGGGGATCTTTACTCTTAGAAGACAGATCTAGGCAGAGTGATCCCCGATCTCGAGTGGTGAGGAATGGGCTGGAGGGAGATGAATGAGGCAGCCCAGAGGAGAAGCAAGGTctctgctgggccaggctggaaggcgtcctggaggaggggctgctggaACTGGGTCTGAAACAATGAGCcgaaattttttaaagcagagggCTGCAGTGGGCAAGATGGGATCTGAGGCCCCCTGCTAGGTCTGGCCTCAGCCCTGCTCACCCCCAGGCCAGAGCTTGAGGACTTGAGCTGGTGCAGGATCTGGGCTGCTATTTTCATGACGTCCAACTCTGATGGGTTGCTTCCTTCTACTCCCTCCTGTGGCTTGTCCTCTTCAAGCTCATGGCCCTCCTGCTCCAGGCCCCAGGAATCACCCCAAgcagaccccaccccagccaggctccCTTCTGTTGTTCCCCTGCCATTCTGACTTCCAGACGGACCAGGCTGAAGTGGGGAACAGGCAGAAGCCGACAGGGTCCTTGGCTCTAACACCAAAATGCTGGGTGACTCTAGGCAGGTCCCTGGCTTTCTCTGGCTGCCAGGGTCTCTTTCAGCTGTGAGTGGTGCAACGTCTACCCTGTATGGTCTAAGCAAAGAAAGGGAATCGACTGACTGTTCAGGCCAGGGATCTTGTCTTCAGGCGTGGCTGGATCCAGGTCTCAGACAGTGTCATCGGGAGTCGGTCTTCGTTTGTTGGTTCTGTGTCCCTCTGTGATGGCTTCAGTCTCACGCTGGTCAAGATGAGTCCCAGAAGCTCAGCTCCTACGGAAACATGAGATCGTTCCCAACAGTtccaggaagagctgcaggaCTCGCTTTAGTTTGCCTGCTTAGGTCACAGGACCAGTTCCTCATCCAGTCACTGTGACTCCGATTGCCCGGATAGGCAGGCATAGGGTTCTCAGAGCTATTGTTCTGGGGTTCAAGGCAGTTCGATGGGTAAGAACTCAGGCCCTGATTCAGACAGATCTGGGATCAGGTCTTAGGCATGCCACTTACAACCTGGAAGGCTGTGTGCAAGTGAGTTCATATTGttcagagcctcagtctccttatccaGAAAATGGGGATAGGAGAGAGGTCAGGTGAACATGGACTCGGGATTCAAATGGGGAAGGACCCTTTGTGTTCCTGTAACTGAGGGACCTCAGTTGTCGTGTATGGAAGGTGTGGGGAAGGACCCCCGGAGAAGGATAAGCTGCTGGGTGGGATTCGCGGGGCTCAGGTCTAGGTCTCTGCCCTGCAGGTCCTTCCCTCTGGCCACCTGGAAGAGTGGTTCAGTTCCTCTTTGTTCCTCTCCAGATTCGGAGCTCAGAGGAAGGTCTCCTGTACAGAGAGCCTGGCGAGGACCTATGGGGACGTGTgctgctggtgggtggggccCTGGCATGCAGTCATCCGCATCTTTCACCCCACCTGCATCAAGCCGGTGCTCTTTGCTCCAGGTAGACACCCCGCTGGCCACAGCTTGCCTGCTGCTGAGGTCTCTGAGCCGCCCCCAGCTGGGCAGGTGACCCGGTGCAGACAGGAGGGCCTGTTCTGGAGATGACTGCTTTTGTCTTACCTGGATccccacctgccggacacgtgGTCATGTCTGCTCACGCTGAGGCTGTATCTGTGTGCTGTCTGCTGTATGGCCACGTCTGGTCACAGTTGTGTTTCTACCTGGATCCTAGTTACAGCTTGTATATGTTTCACTTACTACAGCTGATACATTTTACACTTGGTTATAGCTCGCATATGTTATATTTGGTTACAGCTGGTATGTTACACTTGGTTACAACTGGTGTATGATACCTTTGGTTACAACTGGCATATGTTACACTTGGTTACAGATGGCATATGTTACATTTGGTTATAGCTTGCATATGTTACACTTGGTTACAGCTGGTATATGATACCTTTGGTAATAGTGGTGTAAGTTACACTTGGCTACACCTGGTATATATTATATTTGGTTACATCTGGTATATGTTTGCTCCTCGGATCAAATGGGGATGGTCGCAGTCATGACTGGGGCTCGCCTGTGGCCAAGGACATTCGAGGTGTGTTGGAATCTGGGTTTTGTCTGATGCCCCTTGAGTGTGTCTGGTTCTCCTGCTGGTCATTTCTGGGCCAAATTGGGGTTTGTCTGAGCTCTGGGACCTGGGtccttctgagaaatgcctgAGACCTTATGCGAGTCTTGTCTGAGGCAGGTCTTAGCATATTTCTGGGTCATGTCTGGTCCACGTCTGTGACATTGATGGGACTACATGTAAGTCCTGTCTGTAGGATATGCTGAGGTTATCTTTCGGTCCATTTTAGAGCACGTTGTGTGATGTCAGGGTGTGTCATGCATGTTGTTTCATGTCAGGACATGTTAGTGCATGGTGAGGCCATGTCAGATGTCCCAGGAGATGTGACAGCTGGGCAGACACGGTGTCCCAGGTCCCTGTGAAGGCGTTTTGTAGAGTTCTTGGCTGTGCTCGGGTGTTTAGAACATGTTGGACCCTGTAGGAGCCAcactgagccatgctgtggcgtgtTATGCCATGTTGGGATGCATCTAAGCACGTAGGGGTGTGTCTGTGGGCTCTGCCTTTGCTATAGTCTGTGCTGTTGCCTGGTCTAGGCCCCCTTTaccctgccccttctcctggATTCCTCTGCCCTTGCCCCAACTCCTGCTATGCTGGGCATGGAGGGGGAGTGCACACCCCTGGCTGGGGCCCCGCCTTGCCTCAaaagtccctcccctcccccgctaCATGGCCCCTGATGGCTTATCTCTCATGTCAGCTGCCATCGCGCCTAAGGACATGGTCTTCTACAGTTTCCTGAAGCCCTGGCTGGGTGAGTAATTGCATGTGAGGGGATTGGGGACAACCTTGGGGCCCAGGGGAAGGCCCTCCCTTGCTCACTCTCTGTGGCTGCCCCTACCAGGGGATGGGCTCCTGCTGAGTGGTGGTGACAAGTGGAGCAGGCACCGCCGCATGCTGACACCCGCCTTGCACTTCAACATCCTGAAGTCCTACGTGAGGATTTTCAATGACAGTGTGAACATCATGCATGTGAGTCTCTTGAACCCAAGCTCCTACCTGGAGCCTTGGGGGCAATGGGGGCTCAGAGACATCTTGTCTGGAATTCTGACTCTCCTGGGTAGCTTTGGGGCCATTGCTTctcctttctgagccttggtttcctcagctgtaaactggggataataagCCTCACTTTGCAGGATGGACAAGATGACGTAATGGACCCacgtccctggcacatagtaggtgctcatgTGCTAGTTTCTATGTTTCCCTCTCAGAAGCCTTGGAATCCTGAGACACTGTTGACGATAGTGATGAATATTGCATGTTGAGTCCTGAATATGGAGTAACAAGCCACTTTTcaatatataaagttttattattgcTAACAAGTCTACGAGTCAGTGAGCTGGTTCTTCTGGATGTGGATGGGGTCACTTACGTATCTGTGATCAGCTGTGGGTCAGGTACTTTGATGTTCTGGGCTCAGTCCTCTCATGTGTTTGGGGCTTGGTTGGCTGCAGGCTGGTCTAGGATGCTCTCAGTTGGGGCAATCCTCTTGTGTGGTTCCCTCCCTCCAGAAGGCATTTCAGGCTGTTCACATGGCAGAGGCTGGGTTCCAAGAGGCTGAGAGGAAGCTTCAATGCCTCTTGAGCTCTAGGTTTCGGAAGATCACTCATCATTTTTACcacattggccaaagcaagttcaAAGACGAGCACAGAATGAAAGGGTGGATGAAATGTGTGGCTTCTCCTCATGGAAGTTCACAGGCACATTGCAAAGGGTGGATGTAGGGAGGTGAAGCATTGGAGGTGGGGGTTTTGTGAAGTGCCTGGGACTTTCGCACACTTGCTAGCTAACAAGTAAGCTCGTTAGTGTTTTGTGGATCCTgccagaagacatgagactcctgaaCCAGAGACAAAGGACAGTTTATTACTCATGGCTCGGCAAGCGGCACGTGCCTATTGTTGGTTTGCATTCTTTCTCCAAGTCCCCAATTCCCATGAGGACAACACAGGTGGGCTTCCACGGATGCCTGCTCATGCAGTATGTTGCAATGCACAGGAGGAGCACTAGGTTTAGGGACTGCATGAGTTTCATAGCAATTGGAAGCAAGCCTGATATGTGCCCAGGgggagacatttcctcttccctcaaTGTTGTTTTCTGCAAACACAGCTCTGATAAGTGGCCCAGGTAAAGAACATGTTTTTGGCATACCCAGCAAGAATGTGCAGGGTGCTCAGGTCCCATGGAGGACTACTGCTACCAACATAGGGGACAGTATCCTAGCCAATATATAACAGTAGGATGATGaaagctagcatttattgaacactttctatATGCCAGAAGTTACATGGCAATTCCATGACGTGTGttgtctaatttaattttcacgtCCCTGTGAGGTGGAGATTCTTTTTCCCCATtgcagatggtgaaactgaggttAGGGAGTTGCTCGAGTTCACACAGACAGCAAGTGAGCTAACaagtggagctgggattccaacctgGTTTGTCTGACACCAAAGCAGGTCATCTGACCTTTCACTGAGGATTTGACAAgtggagcccagaggaaggaaatgagcTGGCCAAGGGTGCACGGCGTGTagcaggcagagccaggactggaatgcaggtctcctgacttccagCTGTGGGGTCTTCATGTCCTCACAGTAACAGCGTCCACTCCCACTCATGCCTGGTCCTCCACAGGACAGGTGCCTGGGACCAAGAGGCTTGGTCTGGGGAGCCCATCCTGGTGTTGCGTTGGCGCGGGGCTCAGGGGCGGCCAGTCCCAGCCTAGGATCTGCTGCTTCTCTGTCCAGGCCAAGTGGAAGCGCCTGGCCTCGGAGGGCAGTGCCCATCTGGACATGTTTGAGCACATCAGCCTCATGACCCTCGACAGTCTGCAGAAATGTGTCTTCAGTTTCAACAGCGATTGCCAGGAGTGAGTCCTTGCCCAAGGCCTGGGAACATGGGCCATAGACACAAGGGAATAGATGGAGGGAGGACTGACCATGACAATCAGAagggccttcctggaggagaagggTCTGAGCTGGACACCAAAGttcagggaaggggaaagagacagAGCAATCCTTTTGGGTAGGTAGAAATGTTTGATACAGGCCAGGAGGCTAGGAAGAGCAGAGAGTTTGCAACAATGAGGAGACACCTGGGTAGTGAGGTTGGAGTTGTAGGCAGGGGTAGGTCTTAATGACATTAAAAAGCCAAGCAAAGGAATATGAACTTGATACTGAGGTTTCCAGGGAACCATGGAAGGTGTTTGAGCAGATGAGGGTTGTGGTCAAAGCTGAGCTTGGATGTCTGACTCTAGAGAAGACAGACTGTCATGTAGATACAGGGGGTGTTGACAATGGATGCGTGGAGACTCAGGAGAGGCTAGGTCCACTGTCAGTTGGGAGAGGACAAAGTCTGAGCTGTGTGGACAGCTTTGGAAGGAGAAGGGCACATAGAGGAGAGAAGCATGATGTCTCAGCTGTGCCCTGGGCACCTGGCACATGGAGGCAGCTCACAGAGActaggaagcagggagagaagaaagactggAGAGCCACGTCTCCTGGatcatccccaccatccatctgtGGGTCCATCTGTTCctggagactcagtttccccatgggaGATTGGACCTGCCTTCTGGTGGGAGGTGCTTCCGGGGCTTCAGGTGAGCTAAGTTGTTGCCTCCCTTCATGCCCGCATCCGGCAGGAAGCCTAGTGAATACATTTCTGCTGTCTTGGAGCTCAGTGCCCTTGTGACAAAGCGGAATGAGCAGATCTTCCTGTACATGGACTCCCTGTACCACCTCACCTCTGAGGGACAGCGCTTCCGTAGGGTCTGCCGCCTGGTGCACGACTTCACAGATTCCATCATCCAGGAGCGCCGCCGCACCCTCCCTCATCAGGGTCTTGATGACCTCCTCAAGGCTAAGGCTAAGGTCAAGACTTTGGACTTCATCGATGTGCTCCTGCTGGCTAAGGTGGGCTTCTCTGGGATCTGAATTCGAGAGGGACGATGTACCTTGATTTCAAATGTCAGATGGGAGAACTTGGACCTGATCCAGAGAAAAGTGAGGAGGCATGGAAGGTGcttgaggaagggagggatgggtCAGGGGTATGTTTTAGAGATGACTGTGTGGAATGCAGGCTCCGGGGGACTGCTAAGTCTGAAACTGATGCTGGGCAAGGCCTGGGACTTTACTTAATAAGTTAATCATATGTATAGATATACATATGATTAACTTATTGagtctaatatatatatattagactACACCTATATGTACCTCAGAACCCTGGATCAGAGTGGCCCACTTATTGCTCACAGTAGTAACAGTAGCCAGAGCAGAAGTGTGGCTCTGGTTCCCCATTCCCAAGTTCCTCTGAGGGTGACATGATGCTTTTACTTGTGCATGCAGCCATGCTTGCATCATGAGAGAGGTGTCCCCACAGTATGAACTTTGGAACTTAGGACAGCTGACTcatctgtcctttcttccttatggtgagagagacaaggagaggaggagaaggagaattttCTGGAATATAAGCAGATCTTCAGTGAGAAGGCAAAGTCTGTAGGTTCTGTAGGGTTATCTCCAGGGGAGATAAGGAATCTCTGGATCTACCATCCAACAATGTGAGCAAATTGCTCTGGAGCGATGCTCAATCACTAACTTCCAAGGCAAGTTGCCAGTCAATCATCCTGCAGCCCAGGTTGCCAATAAATTTTTCTCAGAAAGCCTTCATCACGAACCATGGAAATGTTCATGGATCATTGATTCCTCCCACCAGGGACAAGAGAGGAGGC
This window harbors:
- the LOC124232031 gene encoding cytochrome P450 4F2-like, encoding VTLTEQGMRVVTQLVANYPQGFVTWLGPVIPLVNLCHPDMVRTVLSASAAIAPKDMVFYSFLKPWLGDGLLLSGGDKWSRHRRMLTPALHFNILKSYVRIFNDSVNIMHAKWKRLASEGSAHLDMFEHISLMTLDSLQKCVFSFNSDCQEKPSEYISAVLELSALVTKRNEQIFLYMDSLYHLTSEGQRFRRVCRLVHDFTDSIIQERRRTLPHQGLDDLLKAKAKVKTLDFIDVLLLAKDEDGKELSDEDIRAEADTFMFGGHDTTASGLSWVLYNLARHPEHQQRCRQEVRDHLRDREPKEIEWDDLAQLPFLTMCIKESLRLHPPAVGISRRCTQDIVLPDGRVIPKGIICVISIFGTHHNPSVWPNPEVYDPFRFDPENTKERSPLAFIPFSAGPRNCIGQTFAMTEMKVVLALTLLSFRVLPAGEEPRRKPELILRAEGGLWLRVEPLSAGPQ